The sequence gaggaacaggaggagctgtggaccaatcaggaggcagagcagcttcaagatCTCACCAAGTTCCCcttcactgctgtcactgtgaagagtgaagatgatgaagaggaagctcagtgctcacagcttcatcagagccaaactgaggagaacagagaggcagagcctccagccagcagctccactgaacagatgaaaacagaagctGATGGAGAGGAACCAGCCAGGAACTCAGATCCAGCTGCTGATTTCCAAGCAACTAGTGAGGGCCAGCTCCTCTCTTCACACTCTTCTGAAGCTGagactgatgacagtgatgactgggaggagagcagagagcctcagtcaggttcaaacccacagagtgAACTCCTTTTCAGTGATGATGGATCTGATGATGCAGAGAAAccatcttcctgctctgtgagcaagaacacaggagagaaactgtGGAGCTGCTCTCTATGTGGTCAAAGCTTTACACGAAAAGAAACTTTAACCAGACATGTGAAGATGCACAagggagagaaaccattcagctgctcagtctgtggtaaaagttttgcacataaacaacacttcaacacacacatgagagTTCATACCggagagaaaccatttcacTGCTCTGTCTGCGGTAAAGGTTTTGCAAATAACAATAGCTGCAAAAGACACACAAGAATTCACAccggagagaaaccattcaactgctcactctgtggtaaaggtttCACGCTGAAACAAACCTTCATTGTACACACAAGAATTcatacaggagagaaaccagTTAGCTGCTCTGTCTGCGGTAAAGCTTTTACACATATTAGTAACTGCAAAAAACACATGACAATCCACACCGcagagaaaccattcagctgctctgtctgtggtaaaggttttacacagaaacgaaacttcaacacacacatgagaatGCACACCggagagaaacctttcagctgctcTGTCTGCGGTAAAGGATTTGCAAATCAAAATTGCTGCAGAAAACAtatgagaatccacacaggagagaaagtaTTTAACTGCTCTGTCTGTGGTAAAAGTTTTATAGATCAAAATTACTGCAGAAAACATATGAGAATCCACACAGTAGAGAAACAATTCATCTGCACTGTCTGTGGTAAAGGTTTTACAGAGAATTatcaacacaaaatacacatgagaattcacacaggagagaaaccattcagctgctctGTCTGCAGTAAAAGatttacagataaaaataaccacaaaagacacatgagagtccacacaggagagaaaccattcaacTGCTCCATCTGTGGTAAAGGTTATACCACAGagcaaaatgtcagaaaacacgagcgagtgtgtgtgagagcagcaggtgaagctgcagagctgcaggttgAACATCTGAACACTGCTCACACAGACTAATGTAGTCAGCACTGCTGCACAAAACAGTTTTATGTTCCACGATCTGAGGGACAATGAGCAACAACGCCATATTAACTAAAAGCAATAGTGTTAATGATTACAGCAACAATAAGAAATCTGTTTACTTCTCATGCAGCCCATCAGCTGACACTACTGTGACATTTTCTCCCCCTCAGCAGAGAATGATGTGCCCAGGAGATATATGCTCAATTTGTatgtctgtatttattgttgtaatatctTTGTGGGATTAATGTGCTTATTCATACATAATGCgctttttaaaatttctcatgtagcctatatgtttttacatttgttttctgttcttataatttcacttctgcttaaaatgtattctttcaagaattt comes from Myripristis murdjan chromosome 12, fMyrMur1.1, whole genome shotgun sequence and encodes:
- the LOC115368746 gene encoding zinc finger protein OZF-like — protein: MKTEADGEEPARNSDPAADFQATSEGQLLSSHSSEAETDDSDDWEESREPQSGSNPQSELLFSDDGSDDAEKPSSCSVSKNTGEKLWSCSLCGQSFTRKETLTRHVKMHKGEKPFSCSVCGKSFAHKQHFNTHMRVHTGEKPFHCSVCGKGFANNNSCKRHTRIHTGEKPFNCSLCGKGFTLKQTFIVHTRIHTGEKPVSCSVCGKAFTHISNCKKHMTIHTAEKPFSCSVCGKGFTQKRNFNTHMRMHTGEKPFSCSVCGKGFANQNCCRKHMRIHTGEKVFNCSVCGKSFIDQNYCRKHMRIHTVEKQFICTVCGKGFTENYQHKIHMRIHTGEKPFSCSVCSKRFTDKNNHKRHMRVHTGEKPFNCSICGKGYTTEQNVRKHERVCVRAAGEAAELQVEHLNTAHTD